In Apus apus isolate bApuApu2 chromosome 5, bApuApu2.pri.cur, whole genome shotgun sequence, the following are encoded in one genomic region:
- the CFL2 gene encoding cofilin-2, which produces MASGVTVNDEVIKVFNDMKVRKSSTPEEIKKRKKAVLFCLSDDKKQIIVEESKQILVGDIGDTVEDPYTAFVKLLPLNDCRYALYDATYETKESKKEDLVFIFWAPESAPLKSKMIYASSKDAIKKKFTGIKHEWQVNGLDDIKDRSTLGEKLGGNVVVSLEGKPL; this is translated from the exons ATG GCTTCTGGAGTAACAGTGAATGATGAAGTCATAAAGGTTTTTAATGACATGAAAGTAAGGAAATCTTCAACCCCagaggagattaaaaaaagaaagaaagccgTTCTCTTCTGCTTAAGCGatgacaaaaagcaaataattgtAGAGGAGTCAAAGCAGATATTGGTTGGTGACATTGGAGACACTGTGGAAGACCCCTATACAGCCTTTGTGAAGTTGCTACCTTTGAATGATTGCCGATACGCTTTGTATGATGCCACATACGAGACAAAGGAATCTAAGAAAGAAGACCTGGTATTTATATTCTG GGCTCCTGAAAGTGCacctttaaaaagcaagatGATCTACGCAAGCTCTAAAGAtgccattaaaaagaaatttacag GTATTAAACATGAGTGGCAAGTAAATGGTTTGGATGATATTAAGGACCGCTCAACACttggagagaaactgggaggCAACGTGGTAGTTTCACTTGAAGGAAAACCCTTATAA